The following are encoded in a window of Mycolicibacterium tusciae JS617 genomic DNA:
- a CDS encoding alpha/beta hydrolase fold domain-containing protein, which translates to MTAPSKVARASRVGEIPAKTRKPRKFPVSDGAPVEVVEDGPSLAGRLTSLAALLTIRPTLAIGSYAPRLPWPWGLVDFAARVMRPPPGTVRATISLPKCTAQLVRAGGVLPADGKRGVVLYMHGGAFLTCGVNSHGRLVTALSGYADCPVLVVNYRMIPKHSVGEAVDDCYDAYKWLRLKGYEPNQIVLAGDSAGGYLALALAEKLQREGLEGEIPAAMVTMSPLFEVDNETRANHPNIHSDAMFPPRAFFALVDLVREAAGRHLVDGKPEEVYEPLDHIEPGLPRTLIHVSGSEVLVSDARKAARRLAAAGVPVEVRVWPGQMHVFQLAAPAVPEATRSLRQIGDYIREATW; encoded by the coding sequence ATGACGGCACCAAGTAAAGTAGCCAGAGCATCTCGTGTTGGCGAAATACCTGCTAAAACACGTAAACCGCGCAAGTTTCCAGTTAGCGACGGCGCCCCTGTCGAGGTGGTCGAGGACGGCCCAAGCCTCGCGGGACGACTCACTTCTCTGGCGGCTCTGCTAACAATTCGGCCAACCCTAGCTATCGGAAGTTACGCTCCGCGCCTGCCGTGGCCCTGGGGTTTGGTGGATTTCGCGGCGCGGGTCATGCGTCCCCCTCCCGGGACGGTGCGCGCCACGATTTCTTTGCCGAAGTGCACCGCGCAGCTGGTTAGGGCCGGTGGCGTGCTGCCTGCAGACGGCAAGCGGGGCGTGGTTCTGTACATGCACGGTGGCGCCTTCCTCACCTGTGGCGTGAATTCACACGGCAGGCTGGTGACCGCGCTGTCGGGCTATGCGGACTGTCCGGTGCTGGTCGTCAACTACCGGATGATCCCGAAGCACTCGGTCGGCGAAGCGGTCGACGACTGCTACGACGCATATAAGTGGTTGCGGCTGAAGGGCTACGAGCCGAACCAGATCGTGCTTGCCGGCGACTCCGCCGGCGGCTATCTGGCTCTGGCGCTCGCCGAGAAGCTTCAGCGCGAAGGCCTGGAAGGCGAGATTCCCGCCGCGATGGTGACAATGTCGCCGTTGTTCGAGGTCGACAACGAGACCCGCGCCAACCATCCGAACATTCACAGCGATGCGATGTTCCCGCCGCGTGCGTTCTTCGCGCTGGTGGACCTGGTCCGCGAGGCCGCCGGCCGGCATCTGGTCGACGGCAAGCCCGAAGAGGTCTACGAGCCGCTCGATCACATCGAGCCCGGGCTGCCGCGCACGCTGATCCATGTGTCGGGGTCCGAGGTGCTGGTCAGTGACGCCCGCAAGGCGGCCCGTCGGCTGGCGGCTGCCGGTGTACCCGTAGAGGTTCGCGTCTGGCCGGGCCAAATGCACGTGTTCCAGCTCGCGGCGCCCGCAGTTCCCGAGGCGACGCGGTCGCTGCGCCAGATCGGTGACTACATCCGGGAAGCCACCTGGTGA
- the greA gene encoding transcription elongation factor GreA, producing MTDTQVTWLTEEAHDRLKAELDQLIANRPVIAAEINDRREEGDLRENGGYHAARDQQGQEEARIRQLQELLNNAKVGEAPKQSGVALPGSVVKVQYGDDKSDTETFLIATRQEGVKDGKLEVYSPKSPLGEALIDAKVGDVRTYLIPNGNTVKVTLLSAEPYHS from the coding sequence ATGACCGACACGCAGGTCACGTGGCTGACGGAGGAAGCACACGACCGGCTGAAGGCAGAGCTCGATCAGCTGATCGCCAACCGGCCCGTCATCGCCGCAGAGATCAATGACCGCCGCGAAGAAGGTGACCTTCGCGAGAACGGCGGCTACCACGCCGCCCGCGACCAGCAGGGCCAAGAGGAAGCGCGCATCCGCCAGTTGCAGGAGCTGCTGAACAACGCCAAGGTCGGCGAGGCCCCCAAACAGTCCGGCGTCGCACTGCCCGGCTCCGTGGTCAAGGTGCAGTACGGCGACGACAAGAGCGATACCGAGACGTTCCTGATCGCCACGCGTCAAGAGGGTGTCAAGGACGGCAAGCTCGAGGTGTATTCGCCGAAGTCGCCGCTGGGCGAAGCGCTGATCGACGCCAAGGTCGGCGACGTCCGCACCTACCTCATTCCGAACGGCAACACCGTCAAGGTGACACTTCTCAGCGCTGAGCCGTACCACTCCTGA
- a CDS encoding RDD family protein encodes MLPKQAYTRWTTRVAAGLIDWAPIWVIALIPFVGLLVAGDVECIDSIYGSGDSYCSTAVSDFWTSVQFIAVLPGAVYFVWNFCYRQGRTGQSIGKSAMKFTVVSEKTWQPIGFWMSLVRQIAHYVDQLLCYVGYLWPLWDKKRQTLADKMVGSVCVPLDVQASPPPQWSLPPDPPLP; translated from the coding sequence GTGCTGCCGAAACAGGCATATACGCGCTGGACGACCCGGGTGGCCGCCGGCCTCATCGACTGGGCCCCGATCTGGGTGATCGCCTTGATTCCTTTCGTCGGCCTGCTGGTCGCGGGCGACGTGGAGTGCATCGACAGCATCTACGGCAGCGGTGACAGTTACTGCTCGACCGCCGTCTCGGACTTCTGGACGTCAGTCCAGTTCATCGCCGTTCTGCCCGGGGCCGTCTACTTCGTCTGGAACTTCTGCTATCGCCAGGGCAGAACGGGGCAGAGCATCGGCAAATCGGCGATGAAGTTCACGGTCGTCAGCGAGAAGACCTGGCAGCCCATCGGCTTCTGGATGTCGTTGGTCCGCCAAATTGCCCACTACGTGGACCAACTCCTCTGCTACGTCGGTTATCTGTGGCCGTTATGGGACAAGAAGCGTCAGACGCTCGCCGACAAGATGGTGGGTTCCGTCTGCGTTCCGTTGGACGTCCAGGCGTCGCCGCCCCCGCAGTGGTCCTTGCCGCCGGATCCGCCGCTACCCTGA
- a CDS encoding SGNH/GDSL hydrolase family protein yields MGIRAPRRSTTVALAAAATLASTGSAYVGARNLLSGQADRARSVIPKAWDVPPRADGVYQPGFGPLEQWHRGVPFDLHLMVFGDSTATGYGCDDAEEVPGVLIARGLAEVSGERIRLSTKAIMGATSKGLSGQIDAMFVAGPPPDAAVIMIGANDITRPNGIGPSARRLGRAVGRLRASGAVVVVGTCPDFGLITAIPQPLRWVARSRGLRLARAQASAVRAAGGVPVPFSDLLPPEFRKAPEQLFSQDMFHPSAAGYALAAQQLLPALCNALGEYFDGAQPEDALEARNAEGSSLLARVGNISRLWRRSTGVPAPIVVPTS; encoded by the coding sequence GTGGGCATACGTGCACCGCGTCGGTCAACGACCGTCGCCCTTGCGGCCGCGGCCACGCTCGCATCGACGGGCTCCGCATACGTCGGGGCCCGCAATCTGCTGAGCGGGCAGGCCGACAGGGCCCGCAGCGTCATACCAAAGGCATGGGATGTCCCCCCGCGTGCCGACGGCGTGTATCAGCCCGGCTTCGGACCGCTGGAGCAGTGGCACCGCGGTGTGCCCTTCGACCTGCATCTGATGGTCTTCGGGGACTCCACGGCGACCGGTTACGGGTGTGACGACGCTGAAGAAGTGCCGGGCGTGCTCATCGCGCGTGGGCTCGCCGAGGTGTCGGGTGAGCGAATCAGGCTGAGCACAAAAGCCATCATGGGCGCCACGTCCAAGGGCCTTTCCGGGCAGATCGACGCGATGTTCGTCGCAGGCCCGCCGCCAGACGCTGCGGTGATCATGATCGGCGCAAACGACATCACGCGGCCCAACGGCATCGGACCGTCGGCGCGGCGACTGGGTCGGGCGGTCGGGAGATTGCGGGCCAGCGGGGCCGTCGTCGTGGTGGGCACCTGCCCGGACTTCGGCCTGATCACCGCGATCCCACAGCCGCTGCGATGGGTGGCACGCAGTCGCGGGTTGCGCCTGGCGCGGGCTCAGGCGTCGGCCGTGCGCGCCGCCGGTGGCGTCCCTGTTCCGTTCTCCGACCTTCTTCCGCCTGAGTTCCGCAAGGCCCCCGAGCAGCTCTTCAGTCAGGACATGTTCCACCCGTCGGCCGCCGGCTACGCGCTGGCGGCGCAGCAGCTACTTCCCGCGCTGTGTAATGCGTTGGGCGAGTACTTCGATGGCGCCCAGCCCGAAGACGCGCTCGAGGCTCGGAACGCTGAGGGCAGCTCGCTGCTGGCCCGGGTCGGCAACATCAGCCGGCTGTGGCGCCGCTCGACTGGGGTCCCCGCGCCCATCGTGGTGCCCACGAGTTAG
- a CDS encoding acetyl-CoA C-acetyltransferase: MAEAVIVATARSPIGRAVKGSLATMRPDDLAAQMVRAVLDKVPSLDPKDIDDLMMGCAQPAGEAGYNIARAVAVELGYDFLPGTTVNRYCSSSLQTTRMAFHAIKAGEGDVFISAGVETVSRFGVGAADGAPNSKNAIFDEAQARTAKQAEGADEWHDPRDDGNIPDVYIAMGQTAENVSLFTGISREDQDHWGVRSQNRAEDAIKSGFFEREIVPVKLPDGTTVTTDDGPRAGTTYEKISQLKPVFRPNGTITAGNACPLNDGAAAVVIMSDTKAKELGLTPLARIVSTGVSGLSPEIMGLGPIEAIKKALAKAGKKISDIDLVEINEAFAVQVLGSARELGIDEDKLNVSGGAIALGHPFGMTGARITATLLNNLATYDKTFGIESMCVGGGQGMAMVVERLS; encoded by the coding sequence ATGGCTGAAGCCGTCATTGTCGCCACAGCACGATCGCCGATCGGGCGCGCCGTCAAAGGTTCGCTCGCCACGATGCGCCCCGATGACCTCGCCGCGCAGATGGTTCGGGCGGTATTGGACAAGGTTCCCTCGTTGGACCCGAAGGACATCGACGATCTGATGATGGGCTGCGCGCAGCCCGCCGGTGAGGCCGGCTACAACATCGCCAGGGCGGTAGCCGTCGAACTCGGCTACGACTTCCTGCCCGGCACCACGGTCAACCGCTACTGCTCGTCGTCGCTGCAGACCACCCGGATGGCCTTCCACGCCATCAAGGCCGGTGAAGGTGACGTGTTCATCTCCGCGGGTGTCGAGACGGTGTCGCGCTTCGGCGTCGGCGCCGCCGATGGTGCCCCGAACAGCAAGAACGCCATCTTCGACGAAGCTCAGGCCCGGACGGCCAAGCAGGCTGAGGGAGCCGACGAGTGGCATGACCCTCGCGACGACGGCAACATCCCCGATGTCTACATCGCGATGGGCCAGACGGCGGAGAACGTTTCGCTGTTCACCGGGATCAGCCGCGAGGACCAGGACCACTGGGGCGTGCGGTCGCAGAACCGCGCCGAGGACGCCATCAAGAGCGGGTTCTTCGAGCGGGAGATCGTGCCCGTGAAGCTGCCCGACGGTACGACGGTCACGACCGACGACGGCCCACGTGCGGGCACCACATACGAGAAGATCAGCCAGCTGAAGCCGGTGTTCCGCCCCAACGGCACCATCACCGCGGGCAATGCGTGTCCGCTCAACGATGGTGCAGCAGCCGTTGTCATCATGAGCGACACCAAGGCCAAGGAGTTGGGCCTGACCCCGTTGGCGCGCATCGTGTCGACGGGGGTGAGCGGTCTTTCGCCGGAGATCATGGGCCTCGGCCCGATCGAGGCGATCAAGAAGGCGCTTGCCAAGGCGGGCAAGAAAATCTCCGACATCGATTTGGTCGAGATCAACGAGGCGTTCGCGGTGCAGGTGCTCGGCTCGGCGCGGGAACTCGGCATCGACGAGGACAAGCTCAATGTGTCGGGTGGCGCGATCGCGCTGGGGCATCCGTTCGGCATGACGGGTGCGCGTATCACCGCCACGCTGCTGAATAACCTTGCGACGTATGACAAGACGTTCGGCATCGAATCGATGTGCGTCGGCGGCGGCCAGGGCATGGCGATGGTGGTGGAACGCCTCAGCTGA
- a CDS encoding RDD family protein, translating to MSSHPPPRIGFVGESTADASHYTPWFTRVLAYVIDSIPVYLLAIIGGVVLSAWQVETTCVSGAFCATGGSGPSTTAWIIFSVCVLIAMVFSLWNFVVRQGNTGSSIGKQMMKFKVVGEQTQEPIGIFRSLLRQLAHGIDALICYVGFLFPLWDAKRQTIADKLMKTVCVPL from the coding sequence GTGAGCAGTCACCCGCCGCCGCGAATCGGTTTCGTCGGGGAGTCGACAGCGGACGCTAGCCATTACACGCCGTGGTTCACCCGCGTGCTCGCGTATGTGATCGACAGCATCCCGGTATACCTACTCGCGATAATCGGTGGCGTCGTCCTATCCGCCTGGCAGGTGGAAACGACATGTGTGTCCGGCGCATTCTGCGCCACCGGAGGCAGCGGTCCGTCGACGACGGCATGGATCATTTTCTCGGTCTGCGTCCTGATCGCCATGGTGTTCTCGTTGTGGAATTTCGTGGTGCGCCAAGGCAATACCGGCTCGAGCATCGGCAAGCAGATGATGAAGTTCAAGGTCGTCGGCGAGCAGACGCAGGAGCCGATCGGGATTTTCAGGTCATTACTGCGCCAGCTCGCGCACGGTATCGACGCCCTCATTTGCTATGTCGGGTTCCTGTTCCCGCTCTGGGACGCCAAGCGGCAGACTATTGCCGACAAGCTCATGAAGACCGTCTGCGTTCCGCTGTAG
- a CDS encoding GOLPH3/VPS74 family protein, with protein sequence MAQIAEELFLLLLDNASAQPALERHRRGRVLAAAVLLDLAYACRIRPSVAEDAVEPGRLIALSTPVLMDPVSESAFALLQRRPHRPVAAVKRLSKRTENDLIHHLEQTGQIRRIRLQSKQFAWPLANRGRVGQARSALLAALFDRRPPTPSTAAIITLLHAVDGLGALLSLNDRGWRWVHARAGEIASGGWVDEYPTALPEVNLAVTASALRQALT encoded by the coding sequence ATGGCGCAGATCGCCGAGGAGCTCTTTCTGCTCCTGCTCGACAACGCGTCGGCCCAGCCCGCACTGGAACGTCACCGGCGCGGGCGTGTGCTGGCCGCCGCAGTGCTGCTGGATCTGGCATACGCATGCAGGATCCGGCCCTCAGTGGCCGAAGATGCCGTCGAGCCCGGTCGGCTGATCGCGCTGTCAACGCCCGTTCTGATGGATCCCGTTTCCGAGTCGGCGTTCGCGTTACTGCAGCGACGGCCCCACCGACCGGTCGCGGCGGTGAAGAGGCTGTCCAAGCGCACCGAGAACGACCTCATTCACCATCTCGAGCAGACCGGCCAGATCCGACGTATTCGGTTGCAGTCCAAACAATTCGCCTGGCCGCTGGCCAACCGCGGCCGGGTAGGCCAGGCCCGTTCAGCGCTGCTGGCCGCCCTGTTCGACCGAAGGCCGCCGACGCCGTCGACCGCCGCGATCATCACCTTGCTCCATGCTGTCGACGGGTTGGGCGCGCTCCTGTCCCTCAACGATCGCGGATGGCGCTGGGTGCACGCCCGCGCCGGCGAAATCGCAAGCGGCGGTTGGGTTGACGAATATCCGACCGCGCTACCCGAGGTGAATCTGGCGGTCACCGCGTCGGCGCTGCGGCAGGCCCTAACCTAG
- a CDS encoding cystathionine beta-synthase, which produces MRIARHISELIGNTPLVQLNSVVPEGAGIVAAKIEYLNPGGSSKDRIAIKMIDAAEASGELKPGGTIVEPTSGNTGVGLALVAQQRGYKCIFVCPDKVSEDKQNVLRAYGADVVVCPTAVAPDDPDSYYSVSNRLVEEIDGAWKPDQYSNPMGPASHYETTGPEIWADTDGKVTHFVAGVGTGGTITGAGRYLKEVSGGQVRVIGADPEGSVYSGGTGRPYLVEGVGEDFWPSAYDPAVPDEIIAVSDADSFEMTRRLAREEALLVGGSCGMAVVAAIRVAEKAGPDSVVVVLLPDGGRGYLSKVFNDGWMSSYGFLRSRLDGSVQETTVGEVLRGKSGALPDLVHTHPSETVRDAIGILREYGVSQMPVVGAEPPVMAGEVAGSVGERELLSAVFEGRANLADAVALHMSPPLPLIGAGELVSTAAKMLRECDAVMVVEEGKPVGVLTRHDLLGFLSDGSTRRGR; this is translated from the coding sequence ATGCGGATCGCACGGCACATCAGTGAGCTCATCGGCAATACCCCTCTGGTACAGCTGAACTCCGTTGTCCCCGAAGGTGCCGGCATCGTTGCCGCCAAAATCGAGTACCTCAACCCCGGCGGCAGTTCCAAGGACCGCATCGCGATCAAGATGATCGATGCCGCCGAGGCCAGCGGCGAACTCAAACCCGGCGGCACCATCGTCGAACCGACCTCCGGCAATACCGGGGTGGGACTGGCGCTGGTGGCGCAGCAGCGCGGCTATAAATGCATCTTCGTCTGCCCCGACAAGGTCAGCGAGGACAAGCAGAACGTGTTGCGCGCATACGGCGCCGATGTCGTGGTCTGCCCGACGGCCGTGGCGCCGGACGATCCGGACAGCTATTACAGCGTGTCCAATCGACTCGTCGAGGAGATTGACGGCGCGTGGAAGCCCGACCAGTACTCCAACCCCATGGGGCCGGCCAGTCACTACGAGACGACGGGCCCTGAGATCTGGGCCGACACCGACGGCAAGGTCACCCATTTCGTCGCAGGCGTCGGCACCGGCGGCACGATCACCGGCGCGGGCCGCTATCTCAAGGAGGTGTCGGGCGGTCAGGTACGCGTGATCGGTGCCGATCCCGAAGGATCGGTGTACTCCGGCGGCACCGGCAGGCCGTACCTGGTCGAAGGTGTGGGGGAGGACTTTTGGCCCTCCGCGTATGACCCGGCGGTTCCGGACGAGATCATCGCGGTGTCGGATGCCGACTCATTCGAGATGACGCGCAGGCTGGCACGCGAAGAAGCCCTGCTCGTCGGTGGATCGTGTGGCATGGCTGTGGTCGCCGCGATCCGGGTCGCCGAGAAGGCCGGCCCCGACTCAGTCGTCGTCGTGCTGCTTCCTGACGGCGGAAGAGGTTATCTGTCAAAGGTTTTCAACGACGGATGGATGTCCTCCTACGGATTTCTGCGGAGCCGGCTTGACGGTTCGGTGCAGGAGACGACCGTTGGCGAGGTGCTGCGGGGCAAGTCCGGCGCGTTGCCCGACCTGGTACACACCCACCCGTCCGAGACGGTGCGCGATGCGATCGGAATCCTGCGGGAGTACGGCGTGTCCCAGATGCCTGTCGTGGGTGCGGAGCCGCCGGTGATGGCGGGCGAAGTCGCAGGCAGTGTCGGCGAGCGCGAACTGCTGTCCGCGGTTTTCGAGGGCCGGGCCAACCTGGCCGACGCGGTGGCTCTGCACATGAGTCCGCCGCTGCCGTTGATTGGAGCGGGTGAACTCGTCAGCACCGCCGCCAAGATGCTGCGCGAGTGCGACGCCGTGATGGTCGTCGAGGAGGGCAAGCCGGTAGGCGTTCTGACTCGTCACGACCTACTCGGATTCCTGTCGGACGGCAGCACCCGACGCGGTCGATAA
- the mca gene encoding mycothiol conjugate amidase Mca, with translation MSELRLMAVHAHPDDESSKGAAAMARYADEGARVMVVTLTGGERGDILNPAMDLPEVHGRMTEIRRDEMAKAAEILGVEHHWLGFVDSGLPEGDPPPPLPDGCFAVVPLEEPTESLVRIIRKFRPHVLTTYDETGGYPHPDHIRCHQVSIAAYEAAGDYLLFPDAGEPWNVQKLYYNHGFLRKRMQLIQDEFAKHGEVGPFEKWLKHWEADHDIFDKRVTTRIECAKYFAKRDDALRAHATQIDPNGDFFRAPIEWQQRLWPTEEFELARSRVPVSLPETDLFAGIEVDA, from the coding sequence TTGAGTGAACTGCGGTTGATGGCGGTGCACGCCCACCCGGACGACGAGTCCAGCAAGGGTGCGGCCGCCATGGCACGGTACGCGGACGAGGGCGCGCGCGTCATGGTGGTGACGCTTACCGGAGGCGAGCGCGGCGACATTCTCAACCCTGCGATGGACCTGCCCGAGGTGCACGGCCGGATGACCGAGATCCGGCGCGATGAGATGGCCAAGGCCGCTGAGATCCTCGGCGTCGAACACCACTGGCTCGGCTTCGTCGACTCAGGCCTGCCGGAGGGTGATCCGCCGCCGCCGCTGCCCGACGGTTGCTTCGCCGTGGTACCACTCGAGGAGCCCACCGAATCGCTGGTGCGCATCATCCGCAAGTTTCGGCCCCATGTGTTGACGACCTACGACGAGACTGGCGGCTATCCGCACCCGGATCACATCCGATGCCACCAGGTGTCGATCGCGGCATACGAGGCGGCGGGCGACTATCTGCTGTTCCCCGATGCCGGTGAGCCGTGGAACGTGCAGAAGCTGTACTACAACCACGGCTTTCTGCGGAAGCGCATGCAGCTGATCCAGGACGAGTTCGCCAAACACGGCGAGGTGGGCCCTTTCGAGAAATGGCTCAAGCACTGGGAAGCCGACCACGACATCTTCGATAAGCGGGTGACCACGCGCATCGAATGCGCGAAGTACTTCGCCAAGCGCGATGACGCGCTGCGTGCGCACGCCACTCAGATCGACCCCAACGGCGACTTCTTCCGTGCGCCGATCGAATGGCAGCAACGACTTTGGCCGACAGAGGAATTCGAGTTGGCCCGGTCCCGTGTCCCGGTGTCATTGCCTGAGACGGATCTGTTCGCAGGGATCGAGGTCGACGCATGA
- a CDS encoding DUF4307 domain-containing protein, translating to MIERPTARYGRQRLTRRHRRLIAGGLTALVLVVGVTIAVVASGRFGGAVKGELGGYRLVDDETVDVTITVTREDPAQPVVCIVRARSIDGSETGRREVLVPPSTQKTVQVTTAVKSSRPPVVGDVYGCGTDVPAYLVTP from the coding sequence ATGATCGAGCGTCCCACCGCGCGCTACGGACGGCAGCGGCTGACCCGCCGACACCGCCGCCTGATCGCCGGTGGGCTGACCGCGCTGGTCCTGGTAGTCGGGGTGACGATCGCAGTCGTCGCCTCGGGACGCTTCGGGGGTGCGGTCAAGGGCGAACTGGGCGGCTACCGCCTGGTCGACGACGAGACCGTGGACGTCACGATCACGGTCACCCGGGAGGATCCCGCCCAGCCGGTGGTGTGCATCGTGCGGGCCCGTTCGATCGACGGCAGCGAAACCGGCCGTCGCGAGGTGCTGGTGCCGCCGTCCACCCAGAAAACGGTGCAGGTGACAACTGCGGTCAAGTCCAGCAGGCCGCCGGTGGTCGGCGATGTGTACGGCTGCGGCACCGACGTACCCGCCTACCTAGTGACCCCTTAA
- a CDS encoding CD225/dispanin family protein, whose translation MTDLPPPPPGNYPPPPPPSGGTPPPPPQGGTPTGQPNNSLIWGILVTVLCCLPLGIVSIVKSTQVSGLWAQGRAAEAQQAADDAKKYAMWGAIAGVIVFVIVVIINIVVGVSATSSFS comes from the coding sequence ATGACCGATCTACCGCCACCACCCCCCGGGAACTACCCTCCTCCACCACCTCCGAGCGGCGGCACGCCACCGCCTCCTCCGCAGGGCGGAACTCCCACGGGTCAACCGAACAACAGTCTGATTTGGGGCATCTTGGTGACGGTGTTGTGCTGTCTCCCGCTCGGAATCGTGTCGATTGTGAAATCCACTCAGGTTTCCGGTCTGTGGGCACAGGGGCGCGCCGCAGAAGCGCAGCAGGCGGCGGATGATGCCAAGAAGTACGCCATGTGGGGCGCCATCGCAGGCGTCATCGTCTTCGTGATCGTCGTGATCATCAATATCGTCGTCGGGGTCAGCGCGACATCCAGTTTCTCCTAA
- a CDS encoding cystathionine gamma-synthase produces the protein MTEQHRSRGLATKAIHAGFRPDPATGAVNAPIYASSTFAQDGVGGLRGGYEYARTGNPTRTALEASLAAVEEARYGRAFASGMAATDCALRAVLRPGDHVVMPDDAYGGTFRLIDKVFTQWGIDYTAVSLADLDAVRGAITPQTKLILVETPTNPLLSIADIAGVAQLAEASNTSGKKVKVLVDNTFASPALQQPLTLGADIVLHSTTKYIGGHSDVVGGALLTSDEELDAAFAFLQNGAGAVAGPFDAYLTMRGLKTLVLRMRQHSENAALVAGFLANHPAISTVLYPGLPSHPGHGIAAKQMSGFGGMVSVRMRGGPDAARKLCAGTEIFILAESLGGVESLIEHPGAMTHASTAGSQLEVPDDLVRLSVGIEDSADLLADLEQALG, from the coding sequence ATGACTGAACAGCACAGGTCGCGGGGGCTCGCCACCAAGGCCATCCACGCAGGTTTCCGGCCCGACCCGGCGACCGGTGCCGTCAACGCGCCGATCTATGCCAGCTCGACGTTCGCCCAGGACGGTGTCGGAGGGCTGCGAGGTGGATACGAATACGCCCGCACCGGCAATCCGACGCGTACCGCGTTGGAAGCGTCGTTGGCCGCTGTCGAGGAGGCCCGATACGGGCGGGCGTTCGCCTCGGGCATGGCGGCCACCGATTGCGCGCTGCGCGCTGTGTTGCGGCCGGGCGATCACGTCGTCATGCCCGACGATGCCTATGGCGGCACGTTCCGTCTGATCGACAAGGTGTTCACGCAGTGGGGCATCGACTACACCGCCGTTTCATTGGCCGACCTCGACGCGGTCCGTGGCGCGATCACCCCGCAGACCAAGTTGATCTTGGTGGAGACGCCGACCAATCCGTTGCTGTCGATCGCCGATATCGCCGGCGTCGCGCAGCTAGCCGAGGCCTCGAACACTTCGGGCAAAAAAGTAAAAGTGTTGGTGGACAATACGTTTGCCTCGCCCGCACTGCAGCAGCCGCTGACACTCGGCGCGGACATCGTGCTGCATTCGACGACCAAATACATCGGCGGTCATTCGGACGTAGTCGGTGGTGCGCTGCTGACGAGCGATGAAGAACTCGACGCCGCGTTCGCATTCCTGCAGAACGGTGCGGGTGCAGTCGCGGGCCCGTTCGACGCCTACCTCACCATGCGCGGCCTCAAGACTCTGGTGCTGCGCATGCGGCAGCACAGCGAGAATGCCGCCCTGGTCGCCGGGTTCCTTGCGAACCACCCCGCGATCTCGACTGTGCTCTATCCCGGACTGCCGAGCCACCCCGGCCACGGGATCGCCGCGAAGCAGATGAGCGGATTTGGTGGCATGGTCTCGGTGCGGATGCGGGGCGGCCCGGATGCTGCCCGCAAGCTGTGCGCGGGCACAGAGATTTTCATTCTCGCCGAGTCGCTGGGTGGAGTGGAGTCGCTGATCGAGCATCCCGGGGCGATGACACACGCCTCGACGGCGGGTTCCCAGTTGGAGGTTCCCGACGATCTTGTGCGCCTGTCGGTGGGCATCGAGGATTCGGCGGATCTGCTCGCCGATCTGGAGCAGGCGCTAGGTTAG